The Raphanus sativus cultivar WK10039 chromosome 2, ASM80110v3, whole genome shotgun sequence genome includes a region encoding these proteins:
- the LOC108842470 gene encoding chaperone protein ClpB3, chloroplastic: MATTATAAFSSVVGVGSETRKVSPFYHLQPSVAFPAKPSSFKSLKLKQSARLTRRRLEHRPFVVRCEASSNGRLTQQEFTEMAWQSIVSSPDVAKENKQQIVETEHLMKALLEQKNGLARRIFSKIGVDNTKVLEATEKFIQRQPKVYGESAGSMLGRDLEGLFERARKYKKDLGDSYVSVEHLVLAFAQDKRFGKQLFKDFQISEKSLKTAIESIRGKQSVIDQDPEGKYEALEKYGKDLTAMAREGKLDPVIGRDDEIRRCIQILSRRTKNNPVLIGEPGVGKTAISEGLAQRIVQGDVPQALMNRKLISLDMGALIAGAKYRGEFEDRLKAVLKEVTDSEGQIILFIDEIHTVVGAGATNGAMDAGNLLKPMLGRGELRCIGATTLDEYRKYIEKDPALERRFQQVYVDQPTVEDTVSILRGLRERYELHHGVRISDSALVEAAILSDRYISGRFLPDKAIDLVDEAAAKLKMEITSKPTALDELDRAVIKLEMERLSLTNDTDKASRERLSRIETELLSLKEKQAELTEQWEHERSVMSRLQSIKEEIDRVNLEIQQAEREYDLNRAAELKYGSLNSLQRQLNEAEKELDEYLSSGKSMFREEVLGSDIAEIVSKWTGIPVSKLQQSERDKLLHLEEELHRRVVGQNPAVTAVAEAIQRSRAGLSDPGRPIASFMFMGPTGVGKTELAKALASYLFNTEEALVRIDMSEYMEKHAVSRLIGAPPGYVGYEEGGQLTETVRRRPYSVILFDEIEKAHGDVFNVFLQILDDGRVTDSQGRTVSFTNTVIIMTSNVGSQYILNSSDGGDDGKELGYETIKQRVMDAARSIFRPEFMNRVDEYIVFQPLDRDQINSIVRLQLARVQKRIADRKMKIEITDAAVDLLGSLGYDPNYGARPVKRVIQQNIENELAKGILRGDFKEEDGILIDTEVTAFSNGQLPQQKLIFKKIESETADAGKEEEAFSK; this comes from the exons ATGGCGACGACTGCCACGGCGGCGTTTAGTAGCGTGGTCGGCGTTGGATCTGAGACCCGAAAGGTTTCTCCTTTCTACCATCTCCAACCTTCCGTGGCTTTTCCGGCGAAGCCCAGTTCCTTCAAATCACTGAAGCTAAAGCAGAGCGCGAGGCTCACGCGGAGGAGGCTCGAGCATCGGCCGTTCGTCGTCCGGTGCGAAGCTTCTTCCAACGGAAGG CTTACACAGCAAGAGTTCACAGAGATGGCGTGGCAATCGATAGTTTCTTCACCAGATGTGGCTAAAGAGAACAAGCAGCAGATTGTGGAGACAGAGCATTTAATGAAAGCTCTTTTGGAGCAGAAGAACGGTTTAGCTCGAAGGATCTTCTCTAAAATCGGTGTGGATAACACTAAGGTTCTAGAAGCTACAGAGAAGTTCATTCAACGCCAACCaaag GTGTATGGAGAATCTGCTGGTTCGATGTTGGGGCGTGATTTGGAAGGTCTGTTTGAGAGAGCAAGAAAGTATAAGAAAGACTTGGGAGACTCTTATGTCTCGGTGGAGCATTTGGTTCTTGCTTTTGCTCAAGACAAGCGGTTTGGTAAACAGCTGTTTAAGGATTTTCAGATATCTGAGAAGAGCTTGAAAACTGCTATTGAGTCCATCAGAGGGAAACAATCAGTCATTGACCAAG ATCCGGAAGGTAAGTATGAGGCGTTGGAGAAGTATGGAAAAGATTTGACAGCAATGGCGAGAGAAGGAAAGCTTGACCCTGTGATTGGAAGGGATGATGAGATCCGTAGATGCATTCAGATTCTCTCAAGGAGAACAAAGAACAACCCTGTGTTGATTGGTGAACCTGGTGTTGGTAAAACCGCAATTTCAGAAGG actTGCTCAGAGGATTGTGCAAGGAGATGTACCTCAAGCGCTGATGAACAGAAAG ttgATATCTCTAGATATGGGTGCACTTATTGCTGGAGCAAAGTATAGAGGAGAATTCGAAGATAGACTAAAGGCTGTACTTAAGGAAGTCACAGACTCGGAAGGCCAAATCATTTTGTTCATCGATGAGATCCACACTGTTGTCGGTGCAG GTGCAACTAATGGGGCGATGGATGCTGGTAATCTACTAAAGCCAATGCTTGGTCGTGGCGAGCTAAGATGCATCGGTGCTACAACGCTTGACGAATACAGAAAGTACATAGAGAAAGATCCAGCCTTGGAACGTAGGTTTCAACAGGTTTACGTCGATCAACCTACCGTCGAGGACACGGTTTCGATCCTCCGTGGTTTGCGAGAGAGGTACGAACTTCATCACGGAGTTCGCATCTCCGACAGTGCTCTAGTTGAAGCTGCTATCCTCTCTGACCGTTACATCAGTGGCCGCTTTTTACCTGATAAAG cAATCGACTTGGTTGATGAAGCAGCGGCAAAACTGAAGATGGAGATCACTTCAAAACCCACAGCTCTCGACGAGCTCGACCGCGCGGTGATAAAGCTCGAGATGGAGAGGCTATCCCTAACCAACGACACAGACAAAGCCTCCAGAGAAAGGCTGAGCCGGATCGAGACAGAGTTGTTATCACTAAAGGAGAAGCAAGCCGAGTTAACAGAACAGTGGGAGCACGAACGGTCCGTCATGTCCCGTCTCCAGTCCATCAAAGAGGAGATCGACAGAGTGAACCTCGAGATCCAGCAGGCGGAGCGGGAGTACGACCTAAACCGCGCTGCAGAGCTCAAATACGGGAGCCTGAACTCGCTGCAGAGACAACTAAACGAAGCTGAGAAAGAGCTCGACGAGTACTTGAGCTCCGGGAAGTCGATGTTCAGAGAAGAGGTGTTAGGCAGCGACATAGCTGAGATAGTGAGTAAATGGACAGGCATCCCCGTGTCCAAGCTCCAGCAGTCAGAGAGAGATAAGCTTCTCCACTTGGAAGAGGAGCTGCACAGACGCGTGGTCGGTCAGAATCCAGCTGTGACTGCAGTAGCCGAAGCGATCCAACGGTCGAGAGCCGGTCTGTCCGATCCAGGCCGTCCGATAGCCAGCTTCATGTTCATGGGACCGACGGGTGTCGGCAAAACCGAGCTGGCCAAGGCCTTAGCTTCTTACCTCTTCAACACGGAGGAAGCTCTGGTGAGGATCGACATGAGCGAGTACATGGAGAAACACGCCGTGTCGAGACTCATCGGAGCCCCGCCCGGATACGTCGGTTACGAGGAAGGAGGGCAGCTTACCGAGACGGTCAGGAGGAGGCCTTACTCGGTGATCCTGTTTGACGAGATCGAGAAGGCTCACGGAGATGTGTTCAACGTGTTTCTACAGATCTTGGACGATGGGAGGGTTACTGACTCTCAGGGGCGTACGGTGAGTTTCACCAATACGGTTATTATCATGACCTCGAACGTTGGCTCGCAGTATATCTTGAACAGTAGTGATGGTGGTGATGATGGGAAGGAGCTCGGTTATGAAACGATTAAACAGAGAGTGATGGATGCTGCCAGATCGATCTTTCGTCCTGAGTTTATGAATAGGGTTGATGAGTATATAGTTTTCCAGCCTCTTGACCGTGACCAGATCAACAGCATTGTCCGGTTACAG CTTGCTCGTGTGCAGAAGCGGATTGCAGATAGGAAAATGAAGATAGAGATCACTGATGCGGCGGTGGATCTTCTTGGAAGCCTCGGGTACGATCCTAACTATGGAGCTAGACCTGTGAAGCGTGTGATACAGCAGAACATCGAGAACGAGCTTGCTAAAGGTATCTTGAGAGGAGATTTCAAGGAAGAAGATGGCATTTTGATTGATACGGAGGTTACTGCGTTCTCTAATGGTCAGTTACCTCAGCAGAAGCTCATTTTCAAGAAGATTGAGTCGGAAACAGCAGATGctggaaaagaagaagaagctttctCAAAATAG
- the LOC108843116 gene encoding UDP-glucose 6-dehydrogenase 3: MVKICCIGAGYVGGPTMAVIALKCPSVEVAVVDISVPRITAWNSDQLPIYEPGLDDVVKQCRGKNLFFSTDVEKHVREADIVFVSVNTPTKTRGLGAGKAADLTYWESAARMIADVSVSDKIVVEKSTVPVKTAEAIEKILTHNSKGIKFQILSNPEFLAEGTAIEDLFKPDRVLIGGRETPEGFAAVKALKDVYSQWVPEERILTTNLWSAELSKLAANAFLAQRISSVNAMSALCEATGANVTEVSYAVGKDSRIGPKFLNSSVGFGGSCFQKDILNLVYICECNGLPEVAEYWKQVIKINDYQKTRFVNRIVSSMFNTVSNKKIAVLGFAFKKDTGDTRETPAIDVCKGLIGDKARISIYDPQVTEEQIQRDLTMNKFDWDHPLHLQPMSPNTTVKQVSVAWDAYAATKDAHGICILTEWEEFKKLDYEKIFENMQKPAFVFDGRNVVDAEKLRKIGFIVYSIGKPLDQWLKDMPALA, translated from the coding sequence atggtgaagATTTGCTGCATTGGAGCTGGATACGTCGGCGGTCCAACCATGGCCGTCATTGCACTAAAATGCCCATCCGTCGAAGTAGCCGTCGTCGACATCTCCGTCCCGAGGATCACCGCCTGGAACAGCGACCAGCTCCCCATCTACGAGCCCGGCCTCGACGACGTCGTCAAACAGTGCCGCGGAAAGAACCTTTTCTTCAGCACCGACGTCGAGAAACACGTCAGAGAAGCCGACATCGTCTTCGTCTCCGTCAACACCCCCACCAAGACACGCGGTCTCGGAGCTGGCAAAGCCGCGGACTTGACTTACTGGGAGAGCGCTGCTCGCATGATCGCCGACGTCTCGGTGTCAGACAAGATCGTCGTGGAGAAATCCACAGTCCCCGTTAAAACCGCGGAGGCCATCGAGAAGATCCTCACGCACAACAGCAAAGGGATCAAGTTCCAGATCCTCTCCAACCCTGAGTTCCTCGCCGAAGGAACAGCCATCGAGGACCTCTTCAAACCGGACCGTGTCCTCATCGGTGGTCGCGAGACTCCCGAAGGGTTCGCAGCTGTCAAAGCCTTGAAAGACGTTTACTCCCAGTGGGTCCCCGAGGAGAGGATCCTCACCACCAATCTCTGGTCGGCCGAGCTCTCCAAGCTCGCGGCTAACGCCTTCTTGGCTCAGAGGATCTCGTCGGTTAACGCGATGTCCGCTCTATGCGAAGCGACGGGGGCCAATGTAACAGAGGTCTCTTACGCCGTGGGTAAAGACTCTCGTATCGGTCCCAAGTTCTTGAACTCGAGCGTAGGCTTCGGAGGGTCATGTTTCCAGAAGGATATTCTCAACTTGGTGTACATCTGCGAGTGCAACGGCTTGCCCGAAGTCGCGGAGTACTGGAAACAAGTGATCAAGATCAACGACTACCAGAAAACAAGATTCGTCAACCGCATCGTCTCCTCCATGTTCAACACGGTCTCCAACAAAAAGATCGCGGTCCTCGGTTTCGCCTTCAAGAAAGACACGGGGGACACGAGGGAGACCCCGGCCATCGATGTCTGCAAGGGTCTGATAGGGGACAAGGCTCGCATCAGCATCTACGACCCGCAGGTCACGGAAGAGCAGATCCAGAGAGACTTGACCATGAACAAATTCGACTGGGACCACCCGCTTCACCTCCAGCCGATGAGCCCCAACACCACCGTGAAGCAAGTCTCGGTGGCTTGGGACGCGTACGCCGCGACCAAAGACGCGCACGGTATCTGCATTTTGACCGAGTGGGAAGAGTTCAAGAAACTGGACTACGAGAAGATCTTTGAGAACATGCAGAAACCGGCGTTTGTTTTTGATGGGAGGAACGTGGTGGATGCTGAGAAGCTGAGGAAGATTGGGTTTATTGTTTACTCTATTGGTAAGCCGTTGGACCAGTGGCTCAAGGACATGCCTGCTCTTGCctaa
- the LOC108842471 gene encoding uncharacterized protein LOC108842471 — translation MAEETVRLPGSPDVNSSWKKISTRKLSFLYSEENILPNYLRSTTSSSCHDVCKYGRKQHEAQDKPPTTVSPLKRVNRSFSGTLSFDSPLRKKKKALTKSVWMNSSLGYGGTKKTVSHSFKTIGASRRRELEMIEHNKRVTALKLKSVAQTAATALRRSVTVNRKKKTNSGYESQEPKEPVVSLRATMSSKRSLNSNVPLVDETCEDLVEEKTLYVIKMGVTGNDTVESDDQKNQRCVMDSPTDDPKSQGEEDECIVTEDDDESSQEEEDENMSHSKDKNTPRQGQSKALSVNGKLMRLRFKRGKFNDVISQDNSPRKLKFKRGKIFTRADTTAKSSGRRSLKTKATNISNDKGQEHKGRSLKVVLKHQETQNKKDSRVLLFNKVIKKTANKLVETRKSKVKALVGAFESVISLQEKEKLLSNSITLKM, via the coding sequence ATGGCCGAGGAGACCGTACGTTTGCCTGGTTCACCGGATGTAAACAGTTCATGGAAAAAGATATCTACTAGAAAACTGAGTTTCTTATACAGTGAAGAGAATATTCTTCCTAATTACCTCAGATCTACCACTAGTTCTTCTTGTCATGACGTCTGCAAGTACGGAAGAAAACAGCATGAAGCTCAAGACAAGCCACCTACTACAGTTTCACCTCTCAAAAGGGTTAACAGAAGCTTTTCTGGAACTCTAAGCTTTGATTCACctttgaggaagaagaagaaggcattGACCAAATCAGTGTGGATGAATTCTTCTCTTGGCTATGGTGGGACAAAGAAGACGGTTTCACACTCTTTCAAAACGATTGGTGCGTCAAGGAGAAGAGAGTTAGAGATGATTGAACATAACAAGCGTGTCACTGCTTTGAAGCTGAAGTCTGTTGCACAAACAGCAGCCACAGCTCTTCGTCGCAGTGTTACTGTGAATAGAAAGAAGAAGACTAATAGTGGATATGAATCTCAAGAACCTAAGGAACCAGTTGTGTCTTTAAGAGCTACTATGTCTTCAAAACGGAGCTTGAATAGCAATGTTCCTCTGGTGGATGAGACGTGTGAAGACTTGGTTGAGGAGAAAACTCTATATGTTATCAAGATGGGAGTAACAGGGAATGATACTGTTGAATCTGATGATCAGAAGAACCAAAGGTGTGTCATGGATTCGCCTACTGATGATCCAAAGAGCCAGGGAGAAGAAGATGAGTGTATTGTGactgaagatgatgatgaatcttctcaagaagaggaagatgagaaCATGTCACACTCTAAAGATAAGAACACACCAAGGCAAGGACAAAGCAAAGCCCTATCTGTAAATGGTAAGTTAATGCGACTGAGATTCAAAAGAGGAAAGTTTAATGATGTTATATCACAAGACAACAGTCCAAGAAAGCTCAAGTTCAAGAGAGGAAAAATATTTACCAGAGCTGACACAACCGCAAAATCAAGTGGTCGAAGAAGTTTAAAGACCAAAGCAACTAACATTAGCAATGACAAGGGACAAGAACATAAAGGGAGATCGTTAAAAGTTGTCCTAAAACACCAAgagacacaaaataaaaaagattcaaGAGTGTTGTTGTTCAACAAGGTGATCAAGAAAACAGCTAATAAGCTTGTGGAGACTCGCAAGAGTAAAGTCAAGGCTTTGGTGGGTGCTTTTGAGTCTGTCATATCTctccaagaaaaagaaaaactcttATCCAACAGCATAACACTCAAAATGTGA
- the LOC108842582 gene encoding probable ubiquitin conjugation factor E4, with product MATTSKPQRSPAEIEDIILRKIFYVTLTESTAPPPDPRVVYLEMTAAEILSEGKDDLLLSRDLMERVLIDRLSGDFSSSAEPPFPYLVGCYRRACDESKKIQSMKDKSLRSEMEIATREAKKLAVSYCRIHLANPDMFGGSEDKPSGGLKKRSVSPLLPLIFSEVGSGSLDMFGGSGSSSGGVQSPPGFLDEFFRDSDFDNLDVILKELYEDLRSTVINVSVLGDFQPPLRALKYLVSLPVGAKSLVSHEWWVPRGAYMNGRAMELTSILGPFFHISALPDNTLFKSQPDVGQQCFSQASERRPADLLSSFSTIKNFMNILYSGLHDVVMILLKSTDTRECVLQFLAEVINANASRGHMQVDPVSCASSGMFCNLSAVMLRLCEPFLDPHLTKRDKIDPRYVFYGHRLKLSDLTALHASSEEVSEWIDKDNTEKANDARNGNESRLLQSKEATSSSSNSSVQNAKSTTKYNFICECFFMTARVLNLGLLKALSDFKHLAQDISRGEDNLATLKAMRDQSPSPQLELDITRMEKELELYSQEKLCHEAQILRDGDFIQRALSFYRLVVVWLVGLVGGFKMPLPSTCPMEISCMPEHFVEDAMELLIFASRIPKALDGVQLDDFMNFIIMFMASPEYVRNPYLRAKMVEVLNCWMPRSSGSSSATSTLFEGHQLSLEYLVRNLLKLYVDIEFTGSHTQFYDKFNIRHNIAELLEYLWQVHSHRNAWRRIAKEEEKGVYLNFLNFLVNDSIYLLDESLNKILEIKQIEAEMSNTEEWEQRPAQERQDRTRLFHSQENIVRIDMKLANEDVTMLAFTSEEITAPFLLPEMVERVANMLNYFLLQLVGPQRKSLSLKDPEKYEFRPRQLLKQIVRIYVNLARGDSENIFPGAISSDGRSYNEQLFDAGADVLRKICEDGRIIQEFMELGTKAKAAASEALDAEAALGEIPEEFLDPIQYTLMRDPVILPSSKTTVDRAIIQRHLLSDNHDPFNRAHLTSDMLIPDVELKARIDEFVRSHQSKKRASGEDGSSNKERIQTTSSDMLID from the exons ATGGCGACGACGAGCAAGCCTCAGAGATCGCCTGCGGAAATCGAGGACATAATCCTCCGCAAGATATTCTACGTAACCCTAACGGAATCCACCGCTCCTCCTCCCGATCCTCGAGTCGTATACCTGGAGATGACAGCCGCGGAGATTCTCAGCGAAGGCAAGGACGACCTCCTGCTCTCCCGCGATCTGATGGAGAGAGTACTCATCGACCGTCTCTCCGGCGacttctcctcctccgccgAGCCTCCTTTCCCGTACCTCGTCGGCTGCTACCGCCGCGCATGCGACGAGTCGAAGAAGATCCAGTCGATGAAGGACAAGAGTCTCAGATCGGAGATGGAGATCGCGACGAGGGAGGCGAAGAAGCTCGCCGTTTCTTACTGCAGGATCCACCTGGCGAATCCCGACATGTTTGGGGGCTCGGAGGATAAGCCCAGCGGCGGATTGAAGAAGAGGAGCGTCTCTCCTTTGCTTCCGTTGATCTTCTCCGAGGTTGGTTCCGGCTCGTTGGATATGTTTGGTGGGAGTGGGAGTAGTAGCGGCGGCGTTCAGTCTCCTCCGGGGTTTTTGGATGAGTTTTTCAGAGACTCGGATTTTGATAACTTGGACGTGATTCTCAAGGAGCTGTACGAGGACTTGAGGTCTACGGTTATTAACGTGTCTGTGCTTGGTGACTTCCAGCCGCCGTTGAGGGCGCTTAAGTATCTTGTTAGCTTACCTGTTGGAGCTAAGTCTCTCGTTAGTCATGAGTGGTGGGTTCCACGTGGGGCTTATATGAACGGTCGTGCTATGGAGTTGACGAGTATTCTCGGGCCTTTCTTCCACATTAGCGCACTGCCGGATAACACTCTCTTCAAGAGTCAGCCTGATGTTGG GCAGCAGTGTTTCTCTCAAGCATCGGAACGTCGTCCTGCAGATTTGTTATCTTCCTTCTCCACAATCAAAAATTTTATGAACATTTTGTACAGTGGGCTGCATGATGTAGTGATGATTTTACTTAAAAGTACCGATACACGTGAGTGTGTTCTGCAGTTTCTTGCTGAGGTGATCAATGCAAATGCGTCGAGAGGTCATATGCAG GTTGATCCCGTCTCTTGTGCTAGCTCAGGCATGTTTTGTAATCTCAGTGCGGTCATGCTCCGGCTCTGTGAACCTTTTTTGGACCCGCATTTAACTAAAAGGGATAAGATTGATCCGAGATATGTATTCTATGGTCATCGTTTAAAATTAAG TGACTTGACTGCTCTCCATGCATCATCCGAGGAAGTTTCTGAGTGGATTGACAAGGATAATACGGAAAAAGCAAACGACGCTAGAAACGGGAATGAAAGCCGCTTGTTACAATCCAAAGAAGCTACAAGTTCAAGTAGTAATAGTTCTGTGCAAAACGCAAAGTCAACCACTAAATACAATTTCATTTGTGAATGCTTCTTTATGACTGCTAGGGTCCTCAATTTGGGTCTCCTAAAAGCACTCTCGGACTTCAAACATCTTGCTCAG GACATCTCGAGAGGTGAAGACAACCTTGCAACATTAAAAGCCATGAGAGATCAATCACCTTCTCCACAATTAGAACTTGACATAACCAGAATGGAAAAGGAACTAGAGCTGTATTCTCAGGAAAAGCTTTGTCATGAGGCTCAAATATTAAGG GATGGAGATTTTATTCAGCGAGCCCTCTCTTTCTATCGATTAGTGGTTGTTTGGTTAGTTGGACTTGTTGGTGGCTTTAAGATGCCTTTACCGTCAACTTGCCCCATGGAAATCTCGTGTATGCCTGAGCATTTTGTAGAAGATGCAATGGAGTTACTGATATTTGCTTCAAGAATCCCCAAAGCTTTGGATGGGGTGCAGCTG GACGACTTTATGAATTTCATAATAATGTTCATGGCAAGTCCAGAATATGTTAGAAACCCGTATCTCAGAGCAAAGATGGTTGAAGTTCTGAACTGCTGGATGCCCCGTTCAAG tGGTTCGTCGTCTGCTACATCTACTCTCTTCGAAGGCCATCAGTTATCGCTCGAGTATCTTGTCAGGAATTTACTGAAACTATATGTTGACATTGAGTTCACGGGTTCTCACACTCAG TTCTATGACAAGTTCAATATTCGCCACAACATTGCCGAGCTTCTAGAGTATCTCTGGCAAGTACATAGTCACCGAAATGCATGGAGACGG ATTgcaaaagaggaagagaagggCGTGTACTTGAACTTCTTAAACTTCTTAGTTAACGATAGCATCTATCTTCTGGATGAAAGTCTGAACAAAATTCTCGAGATTAAACAAATCGAGGCAGAGATGTCGAATACTGAAGAGTGGGAGCAGAGACCAGCGCAAGAGAGACAAGATAGAACGAGGCTCTTCCATTCTCAGGAGAAT ATTGTTAGAATAGACATGAAGCTGGCTAATGAAGATGTGACGATGCTTGCATTTACATCTGAAGAGATCACAGCCCCTTTTCTACTCCCTGAGATGGTTGAGAGAGTTGCGAATATGCTTAACTACTTCTTGCTACAACTCGTGGGTCCACAACGTAAGTCTTTAAGCTTGAAAGATCCTGAGAAGTACGAGTTCCGTCCACGACAATTGCTTAAACAG ATTGTTCGTATATATGTCAATCTCGCAAGAGGAGACTCGGAAAACATATTCCCCGGTGCCATATCGAGTGATGGACGGTCATATAACGAACAG CTATTCGACGCAGGAGCAGATGTGCTTAGGAAAATATGCGAAGATGGAAGAATCATTCAAGAGTTTATGGAGTTGGGCACAAAGGCCAAAGCTGCTGCTTCGGAAGCTTTGGATGCTGAAGCTGCACTTGGTGAAATACCAGAAGAGTTCCTCGACCCTATCCAG TACACGCTAATGAGAGATCCAGTGATACTTCCAAGCTCAAAAACCACAGTTGATCGAGCCATCATTCAACGGCATCTTCTTAGTGACAAT CACGATCCGTTTAACCGGGCACATTTGACATCGGATATGTTAATACCGGACGTGGAGTTGAAAGCGAGAATCGATGAGTTTGTGAGGTCGCATCAGTCTAAGAAACGGGCAAGTGGAGAAGATGGGAGCAGCAACAAGGAGAGGATACAGACTACAAGCAGTGATATGTTGATCGATTAG